In Picosynechococcus sp. PCC 7002, the following are encoded in one genomic region:
- a CDS encoding MotA/TolQ/ExbB proton channel family protein, with translation MALSTIIERLWFWWKVIQQSQRVQDKILDAAHYQWQAVSEIARTCQKHPLGRFLYAPLKQQATDPEIFHLALEAAADEELANMRRGEKVLEAVIALSPLLGLLGTVLGLINSLGSIQLSDLGTDSTTGVTLGISESLFSTAMGLIVAIVALAFYRLFQALSSNQVRLFRQAGSELEMLYRQNYLEGLPASVDNVDAMLIEGDQNEA, from the coding sequence ATGGCTCTGAGTACGATTATTGAGCGGCTGTGGTTTTGGTGGAAAGTGATCCAACAAAGCCAGCGGGTCCAGGACAAAATTTTGGATGCTGCCCATTACCAATGGCAAGCGGTGAGCGAAATTGCCCGCACCTGCCAAAAACATCCCCTTGGTCGCTTCCTCTATGCTCCTTTGAAGCAACAGGCCACCGACCCAGAAATTTTTCACTTGGCCCTTGAAGCGGCGGCAGATGAAGAATTGGCGAATATGCGTCGCGGTGAAAAGGTCTTAGAAGCAGTCATTGCTCTCTCGCCTTTGTTGGGACTACTGGGAACTGTTTTAGGCTTAATCAACTCCTTAGGATCAATCCAATTGAGTGATTTAGGTACAGATTCGACCACAGGGGTGACCTTGGGGATCAGTGAGTCGCTCTTTTCGACGGCGATGGGTTTGATCGTCGCGATTGTGGCCCTAGCTTTTTACCGTTTGTTCCAAGCGCTTTCGAGCAATCAGGTGCGCCTTTTCCGTCAAGCGGGCAGTGAACTAGAAATGCTCTATCGCCAAAATTATCTCGAAGGATTACCTGCTTCTGTTGACAATGTAGATGCAATGCTCATTGAAGGAGACCAAAATGAAGCGTGA
- the ureA gene encoding urease subunit gamma: MQLSPQEKDKLLIFTAFLVAERRKNKGLKLNYPEAVAYISGLILEGAREGKLVAELMSEGQTWLTRDDVMAGVAEMVDEVQVEATFPDGTKLVTIHNPIQ; the protein is encoded by the coding sequence ATGCAACTCTCGCCCCAGGAAAAAGACAAGCTGCTCATTTTTACGGCCTTTTTAGTGGCGGAACGCCGGAAAAATAAAGGACTTAAGCTCAACTATCCTGAAGCGGTGGCCTACATTTCAGGCTTAATCCTCGAAGGGGCAAGGGAAGGTAAACTGGTCGCCGAACTGATGAGCGAAGGACAGACTTGGCTGACCCGTGATGATGTCATGGCCGGGGTCGCCGAAATGGTGGATGAAGTACAGGTAGAAGCGACTTTTCCCGACGGGACGAAACTGGTAACGATCCACAATCCGATCCAATAA
- the chrA gene encoding chromate efflux transporter — protein MAQWSELREISRLFLRLGFTAFGGPVAHIAMMHDEVVKKRHWLTEQEFLDILGATNLIPGPNSTEMAIHLSFKRAGWWGLLMGGLSFTAPAVGLMLLCAIAYQQFGTTPQGTWLLYGVKPVAIAIIAQALWKLGKKAIKDRFGIGLAVFNVVLSLVGLHELWLLFLSGFIGLGKKLGGQWLKTKQTRSIVPAPLLLLLNGTPANFSLGWLFLMFLKVGAVLYGSGYVLVAFLRADFVERLGWLTDQQLLDAIAIGQITPGPLSSTATFIGYLLGGVPGAGVATLGMFLPSFLFVAILNPILPKLLQAKSFRAFLDGVNIGALSLMTVVTVFLAQSSLVDPLTIGVAIAALFLLIKYKINSLWLVLGGMAIGLLSPFLPS, from the coding sequence ATGGCGCAATGGTCTGAACTGCGGGAGATTTCTCGATTATTTTTGCGATTAGGTTTTACGGCGTTTGGCGGCCCTGTGGCTCACATTGCGATGATGCACGACGAGGTGGTAAAAAAACGCCACTGGCTTACGGAACAGGAATTTCTCGACATTCTCGGCGCAACAAATTTAATTCCTGGCCCCAATTCTACGGAAATGGCAATCCACCTCAGTTTTAAGCGCGCCGGTTGGTGGGGCTTGCTCATGGGGGGCCTTAGTTTTACGGCTCCGGCGGTGGGTTTAATGCTGCTCTGTGCGATCGCCTATCAGCAGTTTGGCACAACACCCCAGGGGACATGGCTGCTCTATGGGGTCAAACCAGTGGCGATCGCCATTATTGCCCAGGCCCTATGGAAGCTTGGGAAAAAGGCAATTAAAGATAGATTTGGGATCGGTTTAGCAGTATTTAATGTGGTGCTATCCCTGGTCGGTCTCCATGAACTGTGGTTGTTGTTTCTGAGTGGCTTCATTGGCCTAGGGAAAAAACTAGGGGGCCAATGGCTAAAAACAAAACAAACCCGTAGCATTGTTCCCGCTCCGTTGCTGTTGCTATTAAATGGCACCCCTGCAAATTTCAGTTTGGGCTGGCTTTTTTTAATGTTTCTTAAGGTGGGGGCGGTGCTCTATGGCAGTGGCTACGTCCTCGTGGCTTTTTTGCGGGCAGATTTTGTGGAGCGCCTCGGTTGGCTGACGGATCAACAACTCCTCGATGCGATCGCCATTGGTCAAATCACCCCAGGGCCTTTATCTTCGACGGCGACTTTCATCGGCTATCTGTTGGGGGGAGTACCGGGGGCTGGGGTTGCCACCTTGGGAATGTTCCTCCCTTCTTTTCTCTTTGTGGCGATTCTCAATCCAATTTTGCCGAAACTGCTCCAGGCCAAATCATTCCGGGCTTTTCTCGATGGGGTGAATATTGGTGCGCTGAGTCTCATGACCGTTGTCACCGTGTTTCTGGCGCAATCTTCTTTAGTTGATCCTCTGACCATTGGGGTGGCGATCGCCGCTTTATTTCTCTTGATCAAATACAAAATCAATTCCCTCTGGCTAGTGCTGGGTGGGATGGCGATCGGTTTACTGTCTCCTTTTTTGCCAAGCTAG